One Papaver somniferum cultivar HN1 chromosome 10, ASM357369v1, whole genome shotgun sequence genomic window carries:
- the LOC113319232 gene encoding serine carboxypeptidase-like 32 translates to MRLYVCVQCISSSSFEDMSFVFKFAKLVLVSCLVHSLAIEAAASHGPWSRSRVEYTAYHNDLVTDLPTQAFADFRHYAGYVTVEEKNGRALFYWFYEASSQPEKKPLVLWLNGGPGCSSVGYGATQEIGPFIVDKDGTGIKSNPYSWNREANMLFLESPVGVGFSYSNTSSDYSQLGDDFTANDSYNFLQKWFLKFPSYQNRSFYIAGESYAGKYVPELAELIYDMKKKNPSVYIDLKGFLLGNPETSNAEDWQGLVDYAWSHAIVSEETHKTILQNCDFKRNDTWDNKKCTNAVDEVFTQYKVIDIYSIYTPACTTVPVVPEFKSMAQVMYKSKSANMMPRTIGGYDPCLDNYATVFYNRADVQKALHVSDGRQLKKWSICNDTIFNNWPDSRPSVLPIYKKLIEAGLRIWVYSGDTDGRVPVLSTRYSLDTLGLPITKPWRPWYHQKQVSGWVQEYKGVTFATFREAGHAVPLFKPSESLAFFSYFLSGVSPPSKPF, encoded by the exons ATGAGACTCTATGTGTGTGTTCAAtgtatatcatcatcatcttttgaAGACATGAGTTTTGTATTTAAGTTTGCGAAACTAGTTTTAGTTTCTTGTCTTGTCCATTCATTAGCGATTGAGGCAGCAGCAAGTCATGGACCTTGGTCGCGTTCAAGAGTAGAATACACTGCGTATCATAATGATCTTGTTACAGATTTACCAACTCAAGCCTTTGCTGATTTCAGACATTATGCTGGTTATGTCACGGTCGAGGAAAAGAATGGCAGGGCTCTTTTTTACTGGTTTTACGAGGCTTCAAGCCAACCTGAGAAGAAACCTTTGGTCCTTTGGTTAAACGGAG GTCCTGGTTGTTCTTCTGTTGGATATGGAGCAACACAAGAGATTGGTCCTTTCATTGTGGATAAAGATGGAACTGGAATCAAGTCCAATCCTTACTCATGGAATAGAG AAGCAAACATGTTATTTCTAGAATCCCCAGTTGGAGTTGGTTTTTCTTACTCCAATACATCGTCCGATTATAGCCAGCTTGGAGATGATTTCACAG CCAATGATTCATATAACTTCCTCCAAAAATGGTTCCTCAAGTTCCCATCATATCAAAACCGGAGTTTCTACATTGCTGGAGAAAGTTATGCAG GCAAGTATGTTCCTGAACTGGCCGAGTTAATTTATGacatgaaaaagaaaaatccttCGGTGTATATTGATCTAAAAGGTTTCTTG TTGGGAAACCCTGAAACATCAAATGCTGAAGATTGGCAAGGTCTGGTGGATTATGCTTGGAGTCATGCTATAGTTTCTGAGGAAACCCACAAAACTATACTTCAAAACTGTGATTTTAAAAGAAATGATACGTGGGATAATAAAAAATGTACTAATGCTGTAGACGAAGTATTCACTCAGTATAAAGTGATTGATATATATAGTATATACACTCCAGCTTGTACCACTGTTCCGGTTGTACCTGAGTTCAAATCAATGGCACAAGTCATGTATAAATCCAAGTCTGCTAACATG ATGCCGAGGACTATTGGTGGTTATGATCCATGCCTTGATAATTATGCAACAGTGTTCTACAATAGAGCTGATGTTCAGAAGGCCCTGCATGTTAGTGATGGCCGTCAACTAAAGAAATGGAGCATATGCAA TGATACAATATTCAACAATTGGCCAGATTCAAGACCTTCAGTTCTTCCCATATATAAGAAGCTTATTGAAGCAGGGCTCAGAATTTGGGTTTACAG TGGAGATACGGATGGGAGAGTTCCAGTATTGTCAACAAGATACAGTTTAGATACTCTGGGTCTACCAATCACTAAGCCGTGGAGACCTTGGTATCACCAGAAACAG